Genomic DNA from Oryza sativa Japonica Group chromosome 5, ASM3414082v1:
TTTATCAGCATGTGTTTTATGCAGTGGGTTAAGTGCCATTTTGTTAAATGGGTGGATCCTGAATAGGATGAGCTGGCCGCAAAAACAATTTTATCACTTAGTGAGAGAAACATTGTGCTTGAGAAGTCGCTCGATGATGTGAACAAAAGCTGGATGTCTTTGTACGCGAGGAAGCTGTGCGAGGATGACATCTGGAGACGCAAGTTAGCCGATGCAAGGATCAATCATGTCGATGACCTAGATAAGATCAAGTCAATTGGTGATGACCTAGTCAAGATCAAGTTAATTGGTCTTGTTGTGATGGTGACCCTTTTTGTAAGTGCTGTTGCTAAGTTGTTTGTGACTCTGTAGTCTGAAGGACATCACGTAGAGTAGTTGTTTGTGATATGGTCCTTTGGTAATGTGGTTCTTTTATAGTACGATCAGTATGCTGGTGAACTTTTAGTTTGTAAGTATGAAGGGATGGTGACCTTGTAGTTTGTAAGTATCAAGGACATCCCATGGCCAGTTGTGATCTGATCGTTTTGGTAATGTGTTCTTTTGTAGCCCAGCCTTGATAGATAGGAGCTGCTTGGAAATGTAATGATAATACTATGGTCAGGATATTATTATCTCTTGAATATAATGTGAACAGTATGAAGTTGACTGTGTTGTCCTCAGACTaaaccatctttttttttagaacttaaCAACTTTATTAAGCTAGAAGCAAAGTACATGGTTTAGGTAACATCTCCAAAGGGATTGGAGAATAACATCTCCATTGTAGGACAAGACGTTGAAATTTTCTGAAGATTATGATCTACATGAGTTACTGACAGAAGGTGAGACAAAATGTCTTGAATAGCTGAAAAGGAACTGATTGATCCATAGTCAAAATTAAGATCTGAAAGAAACCAGGTTAGTTTGGCAAATTGACATTGAAAGAACAGATGGATATCATTCTCTGGTAGACTACAATTGGAGCATTTATTCTCAATCCCTGTAATACGAAAGTTAAGAGCAGCTGCAGTTACTGAAccgtgaaggaaaaaaaatcaaccactGAGAACCTTTAATATATGAGCAACTTAACATGTACACAATAGTAGCATCCAAATTTGTAGGTGCAAGGGTGTGCCTCTAATGGTTTAGATGACACAGGGAGTACTCAAATTGACATCAAGGATTCATGACTAAAGCTATATAACTACAAGTCCACAAAAGTGTACTGCATTACAGATGTTGAGCAAAATAGAAGGAGCAAACCCGCATGAAGCACTCCATCCTATTTTAACAGTTTAAGGTTGACAATACAATATAGCAGAGTACTATTACAATATATTAGAAGTCTATAGTTATATAACTACTAGGATTTTAGTTTATCATTGTAACTATAAACCAAAAGGCCTATACAAGTACTACAGCCTGCACTATCTTATGTACTCCAAAACAAAGGCCACTTTCTTTGCTCCTAGACTTCTGTTGAGACAAAATAAATTGCGACATCACTGTGTTGAGAACCAGGTGTTCAATCTGCCTCTGCCCCTCCCTCTTGCACTTGGTCGGCCCCTTGCACTACCCCTACCACCAATCATGCCAAGAGAAGGAGCCTCGTTTGAGTTTTCATGGGACGAAGATGCAACCCCACGTTTTCTTGCCTATACAACAGAAAAGATTAgttgtttatataaaaattggcCGTAAAATTGATAAAGTCAAACTAACCTTAATGTTTGAGCATGTGTGTCCATCCCTTCTACAGTTTGAGCATGTACTTGTAGTCTTCCTCGCTGGTCCTTGCACCCTAGGACCCTCATCTGGTCCTCTACGTCGACTTTTCTTTGGCCTTCCAACATGTTTGTCAAACTTTGGTGGATCAATATAAGGTGAATCTGTTTTTGTCCATCTATGCTCATCAGGGACTGGATAGATAACTGCAGTATATGTTCTCATATAAGCATCCTTCCTAAAATAATCAGCGACATAATCTTCAGGTGTATGCCCTGCCTTGTATAAAGCACAAACATCATGTTTGCAAGGAATTCCTGTTAGTTGCCATTTGTGACATGCACATGTCCTTGCACTTATGTCCACTGCGAAAGATCTATCTAAGCAATGAACTTCCCAAGTAGTTAAGTTAGACTGATAACACCAGCAATATCTTGCATGATTCTTCTCCATCTCTAGTTTTCCTGCCACAATTGGTGTAATCTCCCACTGTGCAGCATCCCCTCCTTGCCTCTTTAAAGATAACCTTACCATTACTTTTCTCCTTATGTGTTCGACCATAGTGACAATGGGTTTGTCCCTTGCATCTAGAATATATTTATTGAACACCTCACTCAAATTATTGACAACTAGGTCTGACTTTGCTTTAGGTGAGAAAGCATGCCTACTGAAGTGTTCCTTGCCAATTGCAATAAGCCATTCCCAAGCTTTcaagttcaatttttttaagtctTCCATAGCTTTATCATAGTCCCACACGGTTGTGGCATAAATTGCAGCATCAACAAAACCCTTGTATTTCTCACCTCTCCAACCTTTGTTGCCCATATTTTGCAACAAATGCATTTTACAATATCTATGCTCGCTGTCAGGAAAAACAATTGGGATTGCATTCATAAGACCCTACAAAGTAATAAGATCATTTTTATTGAAAGAATATCATTACTTAACGAGAAATGATTTTAATCTAGACATGTAATGTACCTTCTGCCTATCTGACATGAAGGTCCAACCACCATGTTCTTCTCCAGATCCAATTGCACACTTCAACATTTCTAAGAACCATGTCCAGTTGTCTGTGTCCTCTTTTCCGACAACTGCAAATGCAATTGGGAACATGTTGTTATTCTCATCCCTTGCTGAAGCTGCCAACACCTGTGCACCATTTGTTAGCTTCACAAAACAACCATCAATACCTGAAATTTACagtcatatatatattagtacAGAAAGACATCATACAAAGGTAGGTCATCAATTACTTACAAATACTATTAACTCACTTATGAAAGGCCTGCAACCATTTATAAAGCCTTCTTTCTGAGCACTGAAACATATGAATAGTCCACTAAATCTTGGTGCTAATCCTAAAACATCTCTATTGATGGTTGTCACCACTGCTGTAGTGCCTGGGTTGGTATCAATTAATGTTTGCAAATAGTCTCTAATCCTCTTGTATTGCTTTTCTTTATTGCCCAGGACCTTCTCTGTAGCCTTTCTCCTTGCTCTATAAGCCTTACTTTTTGATATGTATGTGCCTGTTTCCCTCAGACATCTGGCCATAAAAGCTTCAACCTTCCAATTTGGATCACTCCAAAAGTCATCCTCATATCTTTCGCTTAGCCATGTGCTGTCAACTCGGGTGCAGTTTCTATGACTTGGACATGTGTGGGGAGCAATCATCTCTCTAACCATGAAGGTTTTCTCGCTCCCAACTTGTGATGCTCTAATGAAGAAATCACACTTAACCTTATCTTGACTACACTTCACTTTTATCCTATCAGCTTTATTCCTGGTGTACTTATAATCCCTCCCTTTTACAATGTGGTACGACTTCAAAGCCTTTCTAAATTGTCCTGCGTCGGTGAAACACATGCCCTTGCACAATTGGCTTGTGTCCATCATATTGCTCTCGTCAAAATAAATCCTCTGAACTTGAATTCcttttcctctcctccttttccctgGTGGTGGTTTGTTCTCTTCGTCTGTCTCACATTCAAGTGTGCTCAATCCACCATCCTCACTAGGTGGATCAGACAGCTCACATGACATATCGTCTATGTCTGCAACACCCAAATCTACATCAGCGTCCTCAGGGGTATACAAATCATCAATATCAGTGTCACCTTCACAATGGGTCATTGGATCTTCCCTCTGCCTCTTCATCTCATTTAGTTTCTCAACATAATCGACCTTTTCTTGTTCATGATCCGTGTCACCACTTGAAATGCTATGTTGGTCGTCTGCCACGCCTATCAGTTCAGGGTTGTAATCAATGTTATCTTCCTGCTGAGATGACCCTGCAATGACCTCAACATTATCAATTTTTAGAGGAGAAAAGGGTGTTCTCTGTATTGCCTTGAACAAGTGTAAATCAGCCATCTTGCTCTTGTCATTCTCCATGATCATGTCCTTCACATGTGTTTCACCTTCAATCTTGGTCAAAGTGCCACAATAGTATGTATCGCTACTTGTGAAAAATAACTCATCACTTGCTTCATAACCCTCTGTTTCCAATAGCCTGATCAAGTTGGAGTAGCATATATTATTTCTCTCTATCTTTTTCTCCAAAATATCAGTGTTTGGTCCACGATCATGTTTGAAAACCCTGAGTGTCCAATACTCACCAGCCATCCTATATCAgcaacatatgtatatatataaatgttattTGCAATAATTGTTTAAATAAATCATAGGAGAAGCTAACATATATAATACAACTTCATTTAAACCAATATAACATCGGAAACTATGTTATAGGAAAAAATGTTTAAATGATtagttattttaatttataagtaGTTTACTAGCCAATTAAGATACCAGTCACTTAAGTTGTTTTATTTTGTAGGTAAGTACCACTAAAGACAAGAAGTCAATGCAAGGGGAAATTGTCCCAAGTACAATCTTTGCTATGTTGTGGCAATAATTCAGTGTACAAGGCCTCATCTCATCTCTCCATCAGGTATATGCACATATACCTTCCCTCCTTTGTTTGTTTTCAGTGGCAAAACTGACAGCTACATCTTACTACATAGTTGGTTGCAACCTTACTTGTGCAAATGCACACACATTCAGAAACTAAACTAATTCATTCAGTACACAATTGCAGAACCTCTGTTATTAGTGCATCTATATAGTGTGTGCAATTTATGTAATAATCCTAATTAGTATTGCATCGCATACAAAGTGCACTGATTGAACTTTGAAAGATGCTCCTTCTGGGACCAACACacaggagagaagaagattaaAGTAGATTACCTTTACAATCCGTGCAAGAATCAAGAATGATGGAGCCACTGCTGCTTGATGGCTACAACAGATGACCAAATCCTGATTAGAGGAGAGCAGCCGAGCGGCCACAGCACACTGAGCAGCGCTGGCGAAATCCTGATTAGGCCGACCAAATCCAAATCAGGGCAGTACTGCAGCCTGGGGGAGGGAGGGCTGCCGTATGCTGAGTGGGTGGCGACGCTGCCGGCGGTGCGGCGCTGGAACCCTCGCTGCGTCGGTGGCGCGGCGCTGGAACCCTCGCGGCTTCAGCTTCGCGCCCTACCGCGTGACTTCCCGCGCGGTTCCTTTCGCCATAACCAGAGTTTTTCAGGCCATCTGTTTTACAGAGTTTTCCACGCATCGTGTCTCGGCGGCTCCGCATAATTCTTCCGTGAATCGAGTCCACCACCCGCTGCTCATGTGGATTGGGTTGAAGACGACGTGGCGGCCCAAATCAGTGTAACCCGGTCCAAAGTGCAATGGAAGGTAATATTACCCGGTGTTATGTGAAAACATGGGCCTAGGCCTGGTCCATATTGAAACTTTGGCTATTAAACCtggcccaaagtgaaatttactctaataataataatacttcAGATGTCACGCACATTTACTGTATATCGCTATGGGTGAAATATTGGATATAGTTAAGTTCAGTTCATAACTAtgcttttttttgtgtgtgcttattttctaggtgacgtatattttGCCCCTATCAACTATAGCCAAGTCGAAATCAACCCTTCACTATGAAATCAGATATTCTACAACCCTCAGCTAACTGCAATCCCACCTGTTTAATGGTGATTTTCATGATTTCGACAAATAAGTGCTAATCCGATGTACCTTGTACCTCATGCTAATCTGGTCGAGCAAACTCACTCTCTTTGTCGAGGTCGAAGGTGGTGAGGTCGAGGAACCATGCGCGGGTGTAGAAGCTGGTTCCTGTCTTGGGATCATACTCGAACAACTTGGACGACAATTCTTTTCTCCTCGCCCACCTCTCCTTCGCCTCCGTCGACGTCATTTGCCTCTCCCGCTGGGGCTTTAGGCTTTCCTCCCGCCGCTTCTGCTTCGCCgcttccacctccgcctcctcctcctccatgaaAAACGGAAGATCAAAgccttcctcctccacctgctGCTGCTCAGGCTTCGCCATGGAGATTCCTTCGCGGACACCCTAAtccataaataaaattaaaattgaaaCCCTAATCCATAAAATTGAAACAGATCGGACTGAACCAGGTTGGAAGCTAGAAAGGGCAAAATCCTCCTACCtcctcttctccgccgccgccgccgcactcgccCTCGTGGAGAAGAGGGAGGTTGGATTGGGCTTTTAGTTTTAGGATTGGGAGGTAGAGGTAAAATGGCCTTTACGAACCAGGCCCAATTTATCGTTTCcgtaaggaataagttcactttggctCCCTTAAAAAGTCTAATATGTGAACCTGAACCGCAACCCTATCTTGACCCCTACTCTGTTAAAACCAGTGGTTTTGGAGAGCAGTTTCACTGACGTGCGTCTACGTGAAAGTGTTGACCTGATCTGCCATTGACGTGGCGCATAGGTGGCATTTGAATTGAAAACATACACGTGGGACCCATTCGTCATTCACacgaaagaaaatatatatatggggcccactgacatgtggggccaacaTGTCAATCTATCCCGtctttctcctccctctctcttccttatCTCACTCCCCCTTCGGTGAGCAGGGGCCAGtgatggcggcgcgggggccggagtggcggcggcggagacatgGGACCTACGCGTTGGCCCGCCTAACGAGTGCGAGGCCAGCACCTTCGCCTCCTCCGACCAAATCCACCGACGAGCCCACCTGTTACGTATGTCGCCGCCTTATCCTCCTCCTTCGGTTGGCTCATCCCCTCCTGTGAGCCGCGGCAACGGAGACAGCAGTGCGGTGCTGGCCTGGATGTGAGCCGCCAGCCCGCCAATGCCGCTATTATCGATTGGGGTGGGGACAAGATTGGGAATCAGCGGGAAGAGATGGAGGggtggtgagagagagaggcggtggCGGGACGGAGCTCGGTGCCGGAGCTCGAGGGTGGTGGGGACGATGGTGACGGGAGCAAATAATCTCACGGACACGGATATGGGTAGGCACTACCCGTGCCCGTCGCGcccgattgccatccctagGGACAGCGGTGACGGGAGCAGGCTGGGGCACCTACTGCTCAccaaggcggcgtcggcgtcaacCTCTCCGCGACATCGCTGTCTCAGGCTCCTCTCTCATCGACCGAAGTGGGGCGGAGCGGCGAACAAGGAGGATgccgcctcctgctccgggctctccttcctcctcccaactCACCAGCCACGAAGCTTGCCGCCCGCGGCCTCCTCAACGCCGCTCCCCCATCATCATCCCGCTGGTGCCACAGCAGGATGGCGCAACTCCGCGCTCGTGTAATATGTTTATCAAGGAAATAAAAATTCCTAGATTTCTCAAATATAGATATCAGAAATACCATCGCCAATTACCGTCACTTGATTCATTTTTATTCCAACTCGTAGATACTTAAAAAGTACTCCCTCGGTCCCATAAtttaagggattttgagtttttgcttgcactgtttgaccactcgtcttattcaaaaaaatttggaattattatttatttttttgtgacttactttattattcaaagtactttaagcacaacttttcatttttttttaatatttgcacaaattttttaaataagacgagtggtcaaacaatacaaacaaaaactcaaaatcccttatattatgggacatatAATATTTATGAGGGCTGCTATATACCGGTATACCGTTCGGACAGTATAGGCCTACAAGCAGTTTAGCCGGACGATTCCTTCCGTTCAATTAGTATGTCATGTGTATTGTCATCGTGTCTCAAAAGGTGTGTCGTGTCACCCCATCAACCCATCATTTGTCATTTTGTCCACGCGCATACGCAAAAAAATTTTTCATGTGATAGCTAAGCTAGTTCGGTATAGCAAGTAGTAGCCTACCTAGCTACCAGGTGTCAAATCTGATACTAGGTAGGTATCACATCTGATACCGTCGGATGAGCATCAAGTCTATTATCAGGTATCATGTCTGGTACCGAGTGGGTGCCATGCCTCATAACAGGCATCGTGTGTGATACCGGTTGGTATCAAGTACCAGATAACCGGATGGCCAGGTATCATATTTGATACATGGTGGGTATCGGTCTTGATAAACGATACCTGCTGGTTATCAATCCCAGTATCATAGCTGCTATATACCGGAATTCCATTCAAAAACGATATGATACCGGTTAGTATCATGCGTTTTTGCCACATATCAGGTGATACTTACGAGGTATCAGATGATGCCTATCAGGTATCAAGCGATTCTTACCACGTGGTGAGTGATGCTTGCGATGTATCAGGTCCTGATACCTAGCCGGTATCGGGTGATagctatcaggtatcatgcgattctaccacgtatcaggtgatacttgtgacgtatcagatgatacctatcaggtatcatgcgattcttaccacATGGTGGGTGATGCTTGCGATGTATCAGGTcctgatacctatcaggtatcatgcgattctaccacgtatcaggtgatacttgcgaAGTATTAGATGATACCtcatgcgattcttaccacGTGGTGGGTGATGCTTGCGATGTATCAGGTCCTGATACCTAACCGGTATCgagtgatacctatcaggtatcgaGATGATACTTATCAGGTATCATACGATTCTTACAACATAGAAGAGGTATCATGCAATTCTTACAACGTAGAAGATAATTCTACCACACTCCATAGCCAACCATGACCAGGTCAACAAGCTCTTTGCACCCCGTCTTGTCTCTTTGCTCCCCTGAAGCAGCAGATAGATAGGATGAAGGCCCGGACTCGCAGCGGgatcgacggccggcgacgaaggcggcgacTGGAGAGGGCTCGCGACGGAGTTGGGGCGCTGGCGGAGGGTGCATCGGCCGGCCACGCAGATGGAGCTGGAGGTGAGTGTTAACAGCGGCGCCGTGGATGGTGGGCGGCGGTGCTGGAGCTGCAGGCAGCAATCCGACGACCACGTCACTGTCGGCCGCAtcctccgccgtcgctcccCACGCCGGGCTCGTCGCCGCGGCCACGTCCTCCGCCGTCCGTGCCTAACGCCATGCTGAAGCTCGTCACCGGAGTCCGCGATGCCGGGGGCTCATGGGGGCGGCCGCGTCGGAGCTCATCGCCAGCGACCGCGTCCTCCGTCATGCACACCCATGCCACGCGGCTCGTCGCCGCGGCcacgtcctccgccgcccgTGCCTCACACCACGCTGAAGCTCGTTGCCGGTGTCCGTGATGCCGGGGGCTCGTCGGGGGCGGTCGCGTCGGAGCTCATCGCTGGCGACCGCGTCCTCCGTCATCCACACCCATGCCACGCCGGAGCTCATCGTTGACTTAGTTGCAGCAGCACGCGTGAGAGAGATGTTGTAGAAAGAATAGCTAGGTAGAAGAAGAGTGGATTGGTTGGTGTATATGCTATCCCGTCGGGACGGTATACCGGTATTTAGCATTTCcgaatatttatatatacattctgaataaataaattataatatcACGCCAACCATTTTCTAGTTGGGGGgatccaaagtgaacttattccttctccTGTGCTAGAATTGGGTCTACTTCGTGAAGGGCTCAACCCATCTACAGCCCATACATCCAGCCTCTCCCTCTCGTTTCCTCTCTGGATCGGTCGATCTCCACGGTGGAGATGGTGagggcttcggcggcggcggaggaggagaggaggtgggaggcTCTTGCTATTTGCCACCATGGCGGACGTGTTTGATCTTCCATTGTTcgtggaggacgacgacgaggatgcggcagcggcggcgaagcagaggcggcgggaggagagcCAGAAgccccggcggccgcggcctcgGGAGCCGTGGTTTCTGGACACGCCGGAGATGAGGGAGAAGTCGGCGAGGCATAGTGCTTTGGCGGCCAAGTATTGGGAGCACGACCCCAAGATGGGAATCAGCTACTACACCCGCGCCGTTTTCTGCAACCTCACCACCTTCGACCTTGACAAGGAGAGTATGTACTCTACACCTCAACTAGTATGTTGTTATTATCATCGCATCACACTGCAAGATTA
This window encodes:
- the LOC136356516 gene encoding uncharacterized protein, whose protein sequence is MAKPEQQQVEEEGFDLPFFMEEEEAEVEAAKQKRREESLKPQRERQMTSTEAKERWARRKELSSKLFEYDPKTGTSFYTRAWFLDLTTFDLDKERSSQQEDNIDYNPELIGVADDQHSISSGDTDHEQEKVDYVEKLNEMKRQREDPMTHCEGDTDIDDLYTPEDADVDLGVADIDDMSCELSDPPSEDGGLSTLECETDEENKPPPGKRRRGKGIQVQRIYFDESNMMDTSQLCKGMCFTDAGQFRKALKSYHIVKGRDYKYTRNKADRIKVKCSQDKVKCDFFIRASQVGSEKTFMVREMIAPHTCPSHRNCTRVDSTWLSERYEDDFWSDPNWKVEAFMARCLRETGTYISKSKAYRARRKATEKVLGNKEKQYKRIRDYLQTLIDTNPGTTAVVTTINRDVLGLAPRFSGLFICFSAQKEGFINGCRPFISIDGCFVKLTNGAQVLAASARDENNNMFPIAFAVVGKEDTDNWTWFLEMLKCAIGSGEEHGGWTFMSDRQKRA